The following proteins come from a genomic window of Geomonas sp. RF6:
- the rplI gene encoding 50S ribosomal protein L9, whose product MQVILKENVENLGHIGDIVKVAPGYARNYLLPKGFAIEATEKNAKALAHAKRHLEYKKNRVLEGAKQLAAKIEAITISVAHQAGEDGRLFGAVTNIELAEQLKAQGVEVDRKRIVLDEPIKQVGDFTAVVKIHPEVSANLKVSVAKA is encoded by the coding sequence ATGCAAGTAATTCTGAAGGAAAACGTTGAGAATCTCGGTCACATCGGCGACATCGTGAAGGTTGCTCCGGGGTACGCCAGGAACTACCTGCTTCCGAAGGGCTTCGCCATCGAGGCGACCGAGAAGAACGCGAAGGCACTGGCTCACGCGAAGCGTCACCTCGAGTACAAGAAGAACCGCGTTCTCGAAGGCGCGAAGCAGCTCGCAGCGAAGATCGAGGCGATCACCATCTCCGTGGCGCATCAGGCTGGTGAGGATGGCAGGCTCTTCGGCGCGGTGACCAACATCGAGCTCGCAGAGCAGCTGAAGGCTCAGGGCGTCGAGGTGGACAGGAAGCGCATCGTGCTCGACGAGCCGATCAAGCAGGTAGGTGACTTCACCGCAGTTGTGAAGATCCACCCGGAAGTTTCCGCGAACCTGAAGGTTTCCGTGGCCAAGGCTTAA
- a CDS encoding OB-fold nucleic acid binding domain-containing protein, which produces MTPSRTTLCLLFTAFTLTTAPLALAGAEAPATVNGKPLPQSIPLSGKVAETMDGGGYTYILLKQSSGEKVWVAIPQMKISVGQEVSLMPGYEMKNLNSKSLNRKFDRIIFSGGLSSQQEVVMSPEAIKKAHKGVNMDAAMARASQGEKPGSAKPVKGKPAKVTKAKGANAYTVAELWANRAKLEKKNVVIRGRVVKVASRILKKNWLHIEDGTGSAAKKTNELVVTTKTLPNEGDVVTVKGVLRNRIDFGAGYRYELIIMDGNVKGS; this is translated from the coding sequence ATGACCCCTTCTCGCACTACACTCTGCCTGCTGTTCACCGCCTTCACCCTGACCACCGCACCGCTCGCCCTCGCCGGCGCCGAAGCCCCCGCCACCGTGAACGGGAAGCCCCTCCCGCAGAGCATCCCGCTGTCGGGGAAGGTTGCCGAGACGATGGACGGCGGAGGGTATACCTATATTCTTCTCAAACAGAGCTCCGGGGAAAAGGTGTGGGTGGCCATTCCGCAGATGAAGATCTCCGTGGGGCAGGAGGTAAGCCTCATGCCCGGCTACGAGATGAAAAACCTGAACAGCAAGTCGCTAAACCGCAAGTTCGACAGGATCATCTTCTCCGGCGGCCTGAGCAGCCAGCAGGAAGTAGTGATGAGCCCGGAGGCGATCAAGAAGGCCCACAAAGGGGTCAACATGGACGCCGCCATGGCGCGCGCCTCCCAGGGTGAGAAGCCCGGCTCCGCGAAGCCTGTGAAGGGGAAGCCGGCGAAGGTCACGAAGGCAAAGGGGGCAAACGCCTATACCGTCGCGGAACTCTGGGCGAACAGGGCAAAGCTGGAAAAGAAGAATGTGGTGATCCGCGGCAGGGTCGTGAAGGTCGCCAGCAGGATCCTGAAGAAGAACTGGCTGCACATTGAAGACGGCACCGGGAGCGCGGCGAAGAAGACGAACGAGCTGGTGGTGACCACAAAGACGCTCCCGAACGAAGGTGACGTGGTGACGGTGAAAGGTGTCCTCAGAAACAGGATCGACTTCGGCGCCGGGTATCGCTACGAGCTCATAATCATGGACGGAAACGTGAAGGGGAGCTGA
- the rpsB gene encoding 30S ribosomal protein S2, whose product MSNITMKELLEAGVHFGHQTKRWNPKMKPYIFGARNGIYIIDLQKTVRLFKNAYSFVTEAAQGGDSILFVGTKKQAQDSVAEEAQRCGQFYVNDRWLGGMLTNFATVKQSIDRLKRLDAMVADGTIEAYTKKEALKLAKEREKLEKTLGGIKGMGKLPGVLFVVDPKNEEIAVSEAKKLGIPVVAIVDTNCDPDDINYVIPGNDDAIRAIRLLTSKMADAVLEGAQTRNAKLQTGSEEEFVAESAEFVEEAAGEA is encoded by the coding sequence ATGTCGAACATCACCATGAAGGAACTGCTGGAAGCCGGTGTGCACTTCGGGCACCAGACCAAGAGATGGAACCCGAAGATGAAGCCGTACATCTTCGGCGCGCGCAACGGGATCTACATCATCGACCTGCAGAAGACCGTCCGCCTTTTCAAGAACGCCTACAGCTTCGTCACCGAGGCGGCGCAGGGTGGCGACTCCATCCTCTTCGTCGGCACCAAGAAGCAGGCACAGGATTCGGTTGCCGAAGAGGCGCAGCGCTGCGGGCAGTTCTACGTGAACGACCGTTGGCTGGGCGGCATGCTCACCAACTTCGCCACCGTGAAGCAGAGCATCGACAGGCTGAAGAGGCTCGACGCCATGGTCGCCGACGGCACCATCGAGGCGTACACCAAGAAAGAAGCGCTGAAGCTCGCCAAGGAGCGTGAGAAGCTTGAGAAGACCCTCGGCGGCATCAAGGGTATGGGCAAGCTTCCGGGCGTCCTTTTTGTGGTCGACCCGAAAAACGAGGAGATCGCGGTAAGCGAGGCGAAGAAGCTCGGTATCCCCGTCGTCGCCATCGTCGACACCAACTGCGACCCGGACGACATCAACTACGTCATCCCGGGGAACGACGACGCGATCCGCGCCATCAGGCTCCTCACCAGCAAGATGGCTGACGCCGTCCTCGAAGGCGCCCAGACCAGGAACGCGAAGCTGCAGACCGGCAGCGAAGAGGAATTCGTAGCCGAGTCCGCCGAGTTCGTGGAAGAGGCAGCCGGCGAGGCCTAG
- the tsf gene encoding translation elongation factor Ts: MSITAAQVNELRKATGAGLMDCKKALGETGGDHEKAIDYLRKKGLAAASKKAGRAATEGAVGSYIHAGGKIGVLVEVNCETDFVAKNETFQAFVRDIAMHIAAASPMFVRREEVPAELLEREKDIYRAKAKESGKPDAIVEKIIEGQINKFYADICLLEQPYVKDPDKSVQTYLNETIATIGENMSVRRFAKFVLGEGLAKKESDFAAEVAAAVGA, from the coding sequence GTGAGCATTACAGCAGCACAGGTAAATGAACTGAGGAAGGCAACTGGCGCGGGGCTTATGGACTGCAAGAAGGCCCTCGGCGAAACCGGCGGCGATCACGAGAAGGCGATCGACTACCTGCGCAAGAAGGGTCTGGCAGCCGCCTCCAAGAAGGCCGGCCGTGCAGCTACCGAGGGTGCGGTAGGTTCCTACATCCACGCAGGTGGCAAGATCGGCGTCCTCGTGGAAGTAAACTGCGAGACCGACTTCGTGGCCAAAAACGAGACCTTCCAGGCATTCGTGCGCGACATCGCCATGCACATCGCAGCAGCAAGCCCGATGTTCGTGCGTCGTGAAGAAGTCCCCGCCGAGCTCCTCGAGCGCGAGAAGGACATCTACCGCGCCAAGGCGAAAGAGTCCGGCAAGCCGGACGCCATCGTCGAGAAGATCATCGAAGGGCAGATCAACAAGTTCTACGCGGACATCTGCCTCCTCGAGCAGCCGTACGTGAAGGATCCGGACAAGTCGGTCCAGACCTACCTGAACGAGACGATCGCCACCATCGGCGAGAACATGAGTGTCCGCCGCTTCGCCAAGTTCGTACTGGGCGAGGGGCTCGCGAAGAAGGAGAGCGACTTCGCGGCCGAGGTTGCCGCTGCGGTCGGCGCTTAA
- the pyrH gene encoding UMP kinase, with amino-acid sequence MAKPFYKNVLLKLSGESLAGDQGYGIDPHTITTIANEVKEVVALGVQLSLVIGGGNIFRGLAASSKGMDRASADYMGMLATMINALAMQDALEKIGVDTRVQSAIAMQEVAEPYIRRRAIRHLEKGRVVIFGAGTGNPFFTTDTAASLRAMEIGADVILKGTKVDGVYSADPKKDPNATKYTQLSYIDVLKKGLAVMDATATSLCMDNNLPIVVFDVTTDGNVVRVICGEQIGTIVKGE; translated from the coding sequence ATGGCGAAACCGTTTTATAAAAATGTGCTTTTGAAGCTCTCTGGCGAGTCGCTGGCGGGTGACCAAGGATACGGCATCGACCCCCACACCATTACCACCATCGCCAACGAGGTGAAGGAGGTGGTGGCGCTCGGGGTGCAGCTCTCCCTCGTCATCGGCGGCGGGAACATCTTCCGCGGCCTCGCGGCGTCCTCCAAGGGTATGGACCGCGCCAGCGCCGATTACATGGGGATGCTCGCCACCATGATCAACGCGCTGGCGATGCAGGACGCGCTGGAGAAGATCGGGGTCGATACCCGGGTGCAGTCGGCGATCGCCATGCAGGAGGTGGCAGAGCCGTACATCCGCAGGCGCGCCATCAGGCACCTGGAAAAGGGGCGCGTGGTGATCTTCGGCGCCGGCACGGGGAACCCCTTCTTTACCACCGACACCGCGGCGAGCCTCCGTGCCATGGAGATCGGCGCGGACGTCATCCTGAAGGGGACGAAGGTGGACGGCGTCTACTCGGCGGACCCGAAGAAGGACCCGAACGCCACGAAGTACACCCAGCTGAGCTACATCGATGTCCTGAAGAAGGGGCTGGCGGTCATGGATGCGACCGCGACCTCCCTGTGCATGGACAACAACCTCCCGATCGTGGTCTTTGACGTGACCACCGACGGCAATGTAGTGCGGGTCATCTGCGGCGAGCAGATCGGCACCATCGTGAAAGGAGAGTAA
- the frr gene encoding ribosome recycling factor, giving the protein MIKDVLANMNARMDKTIEALRREYQRVRTGRASTSLLDEVKVDYYGNLSPLSQVATLAVPEARTITISPWENKMIPIIEKAILNANLGLTPANDGKQIRLNLPPLTEERRKDIVKQLKKDGEDAKVALRNIRREAIDELKKLEKEKQISEDELKRAEKEVQDFTNTHVAKVDEVFAHKEKEVMEV; this is encoded by the coding sequence ATGATCAAGGACGTCCTTGCCAACATGAACGCCCGGATGGACAAGACCATCGAGGCGCTTAGGAGGGAGTACCAGAGGGTCCGCACCGGCCGCGCCTCCACCTCTCTTCTGGACGAGGTGAAGGTGGACTACTACGGCAACCTCTCCCCGCTGAGCCAGGTGGCCACCCTCGCGGTCCCGGAGGCGCGCACCATCACCATCTCGCCGTGGGAGAACAAGATGATCCCGATCATCGAGAAGGCGATCCTGAACGCGAACCTGGGGCTCACCCCGGCAAACGACGGGAAGCAGATCCGCCTGAACCTCCCGCCGCTTACCGAGGAGCGCCGCAAGGACATCGTGAAGCAGCTCAAGAAGGACGGCGAGGACGCGAAGGTCGCGCTGCGCAACATCCGCCGCGAGGCGATCGACGAGCTGAAGAAGCTGGAGAAGGAGAAGCAGATCTCCGAGGACGAGCTGAAGCGCGCCGAGAAAGAAGTGCAGGATTTCACCAACACCCACGTGGCGAAGGTGGACGAGGTCTTCGCGCACAAGGAAAAAGAGGTTATGGAGGTCTAG
- a CDS encoding isoprenyl transferase: protein MKTLKPENLPRHLAIIMDGNGRWAKERMLRRIVGHRKGVETVRVIVEECSRLKIGYLTLFAFSAENWLRPKTEVTALMALLKQYIRGETARMMQNDIRFNVIGNRADLPEDVNREIDSTIQKTSGNRGMLLTLALSYGGRQEIISAARRLASEAAAGRLDPDSIDENSFGASLSTAGIPDPDLLIRTSGEMRISNFLLWQLAYAELYFTEVNWPEFDRDELARALKDYQSRERRFGKTSDQLRRGGEQPS from the coding sequence ATGAAAACACTCAAGCCGGAAAACCTGCCGCGTCACCTCGCCATCATCATGGACGGCAACGGGCGCTGGGCCAAGGAGCGCATGCTGCGCCGCATCGTCGGGCACCGCAAAGGTGTGGAGACGGTCCGGGTCATCGTGGAGGAGTGCTCGCGCCTGAAGATCGGCTACCTTACCCTCTTCGCCTTCTCTGCGGAGAACTGGCTGCGCCCGAAGACCGAGGTGACTGCGCTCATGGCGCTCCTCAAGCAGTACATTCGCGGTGAGACCGCACGGATGATGCAAAACGACATCAGGTTCAACGTGATAGGGAACCGTGCCGACCTGCCGGAGGACGTAAACCGCGAGATCGACTCGACGATCCAGAAGACCTCGGGAAACCGCGGCATGCTCCTCACCCTTGCCCTTTCCTACGGCGGCCGCCAGGAGATCATTTCCGCCGCACGAAGGCTCGCGAGTGAGGCCGCCGCCGGCCGCCTCGACCCCGATTCCATCGACGAGAACTCTTTCGGCGCATCGCTCAGCACCGCCGGGATCCCCGATCCCGACCTCCTGATACGGACGAGTGGTGAGATGCGCATCAGCAACTTTCTCCTCTGGCAGCTGGCCTACGCGGAGCTCTACTTCACGGAGGTCAACTGGCCGGAGTTCGACAGGGACGAGCTGGCCCGCGCGCTCAAGGACTACCAGTCCAGGGAGCGCCGGTTCGGCAAGACCAGCGACCAGCTGCGTCGTGGCGGGGAGCAGCCCTCCTAG
- a CDS encoding phosphatidate cytidylyltransferase: protein MKRLASAAVLLPLLILFILKSPPVWFDILIAVVAAIGLDEFYRMTLPERRSEGWSAAVVGALALFTIPFADGMLSLFALTAAVLGFSLVGLFRLKDIAQAASESAFIFMGFLYVPLLLAHLILLRVEPHGVAWIFLMMVIVMSGDSAAYYVGSSFGRTKLYPAVSPKKSVEGSLGGLAGSVIGALVFRALFFAELTIVDAVAVALLCGVLGQLGDLFESLIKRSCGVKDSGTLIPGHGGILDRLDSILFAAPAVFYYAYFVFAG, encoded by the coding sequence ATCAAACGTCTTGCTTCCGCAGCGGTACTCTTGCCGCTGCTCATACTCTTCATTTTGAAGTCGCCCCCCGTCTGGTTCGACATCCTCATCGCAGTGGTGGCGGCCATCGGGCTCGACGAGTTCTACCGCATGACCCTCCCGGAGCGCCGCAGCGAAGGGTGGAGCGCCGCGGTCGTCGGCGCCCTCGCGCTCTTCACCATTCCCTTCGCCGACGGGATGCTCTCCCTCTTTGCCCTCACCGCAGCAGTGCTCGGCTTCTCCCTTGTCGGCCTCTTCCGCCTGAAGGACATCGCGCAGGCCGCATCCGAGTCCGCCTTCATCTTCATGGGCTTTCTCTACGTCCCGCTGCTCCTTGCGCACTTGATCCTCCTGCGCGTCGAGCCGCACGGCGTGGCCTGGATCTTCCTGATGATGGTGATCGTGATGTCCGGGGACAGCGCCGCCTACTACGTGGGCTCGAGCTTCGGGCGCACGAAGCTCTACCCTGCGGTGAGCCCGAAGAAGAGTGTGGAAGGCTCCCTCGGGGGGCTCGCGGGGAGCGTGATCGGCGCCCTTGTCTTCCGCGCCCTCTTTTTCGCTGAGCTGACGATCGTCGACGCGGTGGCGGTGGCGCTCCTTTGCGGAGTCCTCGGGCAGCTGGGAGACCTTTTCGAGTCCCTCATCAAGAGAAGCTGCGGCGTGAAGGATTCCGGCACCCTCATCCCCGGCCACGGCGGAATTCTCGACCGGCTGGACAGCATCCTCTTCGCAGCCCCCGCGGTTTTCTACTACGCGTACTTCGTGTTCGCGGGGTAG
- a CDS encoding 1-deoxy-D-xylulose-5-phosphate reductoisomerase: MKKIAILGSTGSIGVSTLDVVDKHPEMFQVVALTAGTNLELLKTQIEKFSPVLVSVLTAEHAAQLDRMLSGKKPQIMHGVEGLIAAATAPDATMVVAAIVGAAGLVPTAAAISAGKDVALANKETLVTAGHLIMDLVQEKGVNLYPVDSEHCAVFQSLVGHRKEDVSRLILTASGGPFWSWSSEKVAGATINDALNHPNWSMGKKISIDSATMMNKGLEVIEARWLFDIPVDRIAVHIHPQSIIHSMVEYLDGSVMAQLGMPDMKGPIAYALTYPARIPAGVKPLDLTSLSGLTFHRPDPLRFPALDLAYQAARSGESMPAVMNAANEIAVEAFLSGRIGFAAIPVAIEKTMELHEPHALRTFEEVLEADRFGRRTARKVLKFEE; encoded by the coding sequence ATGAAAAAGATCGCTATTCTCGGCTCCACCGGATCGATCGGGGTGAGCACCCTCGACGTCGTCGATAAACACCCCGAGATGTTCCAGGTGGTGGCGCTAACTGCAGGCACCAACCTGGAGCTCCTCAAAACGCAGATCGAGAAGTTCTCCCCAGTGCTCGTCTCGGTTCTCACCGCCGAGCACGCCGCGCAGCTCGATCGTATGCTCTCCGGGAAGAAACCGCAGATCATGCATGGCGTGGAAGGGCTGATCGCCGCCGCCACCGCGCCGGATGCCACCATGGTGGTAGCCGCCATCGTGGGCGCCGCAGGGCTTGTCCCGACGGCAGCCGCGATCAGCGCCGGCAAGGACGTGGCACTGGCCAACAAGGAAACGCTCGTCACCGCCGGGCACCTGATCATGGACCTCGTGCAGGAGAAGGGGGTCAACCTCTACCCGGTGGACAGCGAGCACTGTGCGGTCTTCCAGTCCCTCGTGGGGCACCGGAAGGAGGACGTGAGCCGCCTCATCCTCACCGCCTCCGGAGGGCCGTTCTGGAGCTGGAGCAGCGAAAAGGTGGCAGGCGCCACCATAAACGACGCCCTGAACCACCCGAACTGGAGCATGGGAAAAAAGATCAGCATCGATTCAGCGACGATGATGAACAAGGGGCTCGAGGTCATCGAGGCGCGCTGGCTCTTCGACATCCCTGTCGACCGCATCGCGGTGCACATCCACCCGCAGAGCATCATCCACTCCATGGTGGAGTATCTGGACGGCAGCGTCATGGCGCAGCTCGGGATGCCGGATATGAAAGGGCCGATCGCCTACGCCCTGACCTATCCGGCCCGCATCCCCGCCGGCGTCAAGCCGCTCGACCTCACCAGCCTTTCCGGGCTCACCTTTCATAGGCCCGATCCGCTGCGCTTCCCGGCGCTCGATCTTGCCTACCAGGCGGCACGCTCCGGCGAGAGCATGCCGGCAGTCATGAATGCAGCCAATGAAATCGCCGTGGAGGCGTTTCTCTCGGGGAGGATCGGGTTCGCCGCCATCCCGGTGGCGATTGAAAAGACGATGGAGCTGCACGAACCGCACGCTCTGCGCACCTTCGAGGAGGTGCTGGAGGCCGACCGCTTCGGTCGCAGGACCGCCAGGAAGGTCCTGAAGTTCGAGGAGTAA
- the rseP gene encoding RIP metalloprotease RseP, whose amino-acid sequence MTSIFFAIIALGVLIFIHELGHFLFAKAFGVGVEKFSLGFGPKIVGKKYGETEYLLSAFPLGGYVKMVGEGDDVEITEEQRTVSFSDKSVLRRIIIVAAGPIFNLLFAYFLFIVVFMIGVPAVTTKVGEVVPGKPAAQAGILPGDLITAVNGKPVDRWEDFATVISKGKIAPMQVTVVRGATVMNYNMVPEPRTTKNLLGETVTSPVIGVVAAGETVTDHFTPLEAIKRGSEQCWNVISLTFLSLVRLVERAIPLDTIGGPIMIVKIAGQQAAAGGVNFLAFVALLSVNLGVLNLLPVPILDGGHLAFYIIELIIGRPVGKRAREIAQQVGLVLLVSLMILAFYNDIARIVTGK is encoded by the coding sequence ATGACTAGCATATTCTTCGCAATTATCGCCCTGGGGGTGCTGATCTTTATTCACGAGCTCGGGCACTTCCTTTTTGCCAAGGCGTTCGGGGTAGGGGTCGAGAAGTTCTCCCTCGGATTTGGGCCGAAGATCGTCGGGAAAAAATATGGCGAGACGGAGTATCTCCTCTCCGCATTCCCCCTTGGCGGCTACGTCAAGATGGTGGGGGAGGGGGACGACGTCGAAATCACCGAGGAGCAGAGGACAGTCTCCTTCAGCGACAAGTCCGTACTGCGCCGCATCATCATCGTCGCGGCGGGACCGATCTTCAATCTCCTCTTCGCCTACTTCCTCTTCATCGTCGTCTTCATGATCGGCGTTCCAGCCGTCACCACGAAGGTCGGCGAGGTCGTCCCGGGGAAACCCGCGGCGCAGGCGGGGATCCTGCCGGGAGACCTTATCACTGCTGTGAACGGCAAGCCGGTGGACCGCTGGGAGGATTTCGCCACCGTCATCTCCAAGGGGAAGATCGCCCCGATGCAGGTGACGGTCGTGCGCGGCGCGACTGTCATGAACTACAACATGGTCCCGGAGCCCCGCACGACGAAGAACCTCCTCGGTGAAACGGTGACCTCCCCGGTGATCGGGGTCGTGGCGGCCGGCGAGACGGTGACGGACCACTTCACTCCGCTGGAGGCGATAAAGCGGGGGAGCGAGCAGTGCTGGAACGTGATCTCCCTTACCTTCCTCTCCCTGGTGCGCCTCGTGGAGCGCGCCATACCGCTCGACACCATCGGCGGCCCGATCATGATCGTGAAGATCGCCGGGCAGCAGGCAGCGGCCGGCGGCGTGAACTTCCTCGCCTTCGTGGCGCTCCTCTCGGTGAACCTGGGGGTGCTGAACCTCCTCCCCGTGCCGATCCTGGACGGCGGCCACCTCGCCTTTTACATCATCGAGCTCATCATCGGCCGTCCGGTGGGGAAAAGGGCGCGGGAGATAGCGCAGCAGGTCGGGCTCGTCCTCCTGGTGAGCCTCATGATCCTCGCCTTCTACAACGACATCGCCCGGATCGTGACAGGGAAATAG
- the tsaB gene encoding tRNA (adenosine(37)-N6)-threonylcarbamoyltransferase complex dimerization subunit type 1 TsaB, with protein MKILTFDTSGSSSSVALSHGTELIGETLFSGHRTPTGKLLDAARALLDTASLAPADLDAFAVSLGPGSFTGVRVGISLVKGMALAAGKPALGFSSLAMLAANLPLCAWQVAPLFDARKSEVYCALYRTGSGVPVPVAAEAVLPPVDFLATITEPTVFVGDGALRYRELITETLGDLAIFAPWNAHLPKASAGALVAHEAALAGAFIPLAQLNPRYLRLSEAEVAKKRASEEFRKNAP; from the coding sequence TTGAAGATTCTCACCTTTGATACCTCCGGAAGCTCATCAAGCGTCGCACTCTCCCACGGCACCGAACTGATCGGTGAAACCCTTTTCAGCGGCCACCGCACCCCCACAGGGAAGCTCCTCGACGCCGCCCGCGCGCTCCTCGACACAGCCTCCCTCGCTCCGGCGGATCTCGATGCCTTCGCCGTCTCCCTCGGCCCCGGCTCCTTCACCGGCGTCCGCGTCGGCATCTCCCTGGTGAAAGGGATGGCGCTGGCGGCAGGGAAGCCGGCGCTGGGCTTCTCCTCCCTCGCCATGCTCGCCGCCAATCTCCCGCTGTGCGCCTGGCAGGTGGCGCCCCTCTTCGATGCCCGGAAAAGCGAGGTGTATTGCGCGCTGTACCGCACCGGAAGCGGGGTGCCGGTTCCGGTGGCGGCTGAGGCGGTCCTTCCCCCTGTCGACTTTCTGGCCACCATCACCGAGCCTACCGTCTTTGTGGGGGACGGAGCGCTGAGGTACCGGGAGCTGATCACCGAGACCCTCGGCGACCTCGCCATCTTCGCCCCCTGGAATGCCCACCTCCCGAAGGCATCGGCGGGGGCTCTTGTTGCCCATGAAGCCGCTCTGGCCGGGGCATTCATCCCTCTCGCCCAACTCAACCCCCGCTACCTGCGCCTCTCCGAGGCGGAAGTGGCCAAAAAACGGGCCTCCGAAGAATTCAGGAAAAACGCTCCTTGA